The genomic window ATCAAAATTCCTTTTTTGTCCTCCATAAATTTTAACAGTTGATTCGCCTTCTTTTGCGTATTGCTTCATAATTCTCCGAGCTCTCTATCTTTTTTCTCTGCAAACTCACCGCCTGAATTTTACCAATATTTACAGAAGCCATTACCTTTCAGGTGCATTCATACCTCATTTTCTATTGTGTCATATAACGCACCTActtgtatattttgattttgatttgtgcTTATGGTTAGTGATGCCTCTGTGACTTTTCACTTTTGTTTGATCGGATGATTTGGAAATTCTTAATTTTGAACTgggatttctatttttaatatcaatcatGGTCTTTTATGAATTTCTGTATCtgccctttttttgttttttattttgtgttatatTGTGAAAAAAGATGCAAACTTTGATCGTAATTTTCATTTATAGAATTTCggtttttcttgctttaatGTATAAGAATGTGGGTCTATTTcctgttttaatttatttaactctTTTTGGGGTGTTCGTTAAAAttgtgattggttttttttgtgttttgataggGTGAAGTAGGGCACATTGTGGTGTCGGAGGAACTGGGATTTTATAGGTTACTGTTTGTTTTTAGTGAGAGAATATCTGAATGGATTCAAGTTCGAATGCTCCGGAGTTTGATTACTTGTTCAAGTTGTTGATGATTGGAGATTCTGGTGTTGGGAAAAGTAGTCTCCTTTTGAGTTTCACTTCTGACACCTTTGAAGATCTCTCCCCCACCATTGGTAAGTGGCACAGGCAAAATCTGATACACGTGCGTCCAGGCCTATGTGCTTGTTGATTTTAAGGTTGCTGTAATCTGCTTTTAAtataatggaattgaaaaatatagctGGTGTACATAGGTTCTCATGCGTTGATTTTACTGCAAAGTTATGGTTATGTGCTGATTAGCATTCTCTTACAAATCAGTGTTTCTTTTAGGCTTTGCTTGGtggattgaaaattaatattcagAACCTCAAATTGTTAGCTTGTGCTATAACTATTGCAAGAAATCaaatttttgctttctttctatAGGTGActtaagttgattttttctgATTAAAATGTCAGTTAGGAAGGTTTTTGAGTTCAGATTTATATACTTCTCatcttttattgaaatattcatAATCAATCATCCATGTGTTTCTTAATGGATCAAATATTCAAAGAATTTCTTATGTCATTTTGTTcatcaaatcctaaaatttagaCGCTGGCTGCACTGGGGGAGCAAGATTATAGGGATACTGGTCTCTTGACCATCAAAGTTGTTTGAAGCCATGATTTTGCTAGTCCTTGTTTTTTGAGATCTTAATTTATTCTCTGTTTGCTTCCCTACACAGGTGttgattttaaagtaaaatttgtGAATATTGGAGGGAAAAATCTGAAACTTGCGATATGGGATACTGGTAACTTCAACTATGTGCCCAAATCTTTTACTTGTCACTAAGTgtggtttcaattttttatcattgcCTCCTTTATGTTTATTCTTTAACTTCATGTTGCATCTCATGCAGTccacttcaaatttattttcaagtattGCTTATGCTATAAACATTTAGTCTTTATGAGTGTTATCATATTATTCTGTGGTTTATTGGTTATATTTCAGATGTTGGCATTAAATGTTCTCATGAATTTTTTAGCATTCTATCATCATTAACATTCCCAGTCTCATTGCTAGCAAATAGCAGGATGAAATTTTGTGGATTGCTTATGCAGTTGCAAGCAATAGTGTTATTAGTAATTTGACCGTTTTGTTACCTGATCTTGTTGTTTTACCAAGTCTTGACAGTTTTGGCTTACCTCTCTTTCCTTAGAGAAAGATTTAGTTGGCCAAGTATCTCCTGCTGATTCCCAATGTCTGTTCACAGCTGGTCAGGAGAGATTTAGAACATTGACAAGTTCATACTACAGAGGGGCCCAAGGGATCATTATGGGTATTTCACCTTTCTTTTATGATATTTACAACTGCTTAGATAATTTTTACTATTTCATCTGGCTTTGAAATTTTCCGATACTTCAATcctaaaacaatgaaattgtgAGATTGTTGGTTGTAGTTCTGCTGTTCTGCTGTCAAGTTTTAACTTGTTCAATATTCTTGATTTTAATTGCAACAGTCTATGATGTAACTCGACGAGACACATTTACCAATCTCTCTGAGATATGGGCTAAGGAAATTGATCTATATTCAACAAATCAAGATTGCATCAAGATGCTTGTTGGAAACAAGGTTGACAAGGTGATTTGATGGAGGTTTACAACTTATCTCGAGAGATGCAGTTAaagtttgtatttaattttgttgttgaaaaGGGATAGTTCTATACTTAGTTTACTtctcctccctccctctctcaaTGTTACATATCAtcaatggttttatttttaactgtttgttcttgtttatgGGTTTAATACAAGTAACATTGCTTTGAGGAGTAGAGAGGGCTGATTCAgtctattttcttaaaaattttatttgttattgtttcaTGCTTCAAAATTTCTCTGAATAGTTCAGAAGACAATACTTTCAGAAAATTTCAAGACTAGATGTTAGATGTTGAACCAGGGTGGCTGGAAATTGTGGTTTGCTTGGATGCTGAATCAGAATTTTGTCCAAATGTAACTTTTAAGGCAAAAGTAACCTCTTACCATTGAGGAAAAGAAATTGTTGTCCTCATTTTGTTCTGGAAAACAAGCACTGCTAACGTGCAGAGGCTACTATTGTTACATTCATATGACATAGAATTGAATTGCTATACAATTTACAAGTTAGTTGATTCAGACATTCTTTGTCTCTTTTCGCGTGGCAAGGATGTATTTGTTGGGCATCCTCTTCTTATAACTTATCCATGTACCTTGAATTCTTCTAGAGAACCTGTCCTAATCGTGTGTTTTGCTTTAATTACTTGGTTTCATAAGTCTTCTTTGTATTTGAGATTGATGGGCCCCTCTTCTCTCATATCCTTTCTTGGAATTTGCTTAGATGATACTAGACATCCTGTGGTGATAGACTGGTAGTGCATCTTTGTTTATTTGTCGGGCATGGAAATATGAGATGATACATGTTTTATGGAAGTTTCATGTGTGCTTGGATGTCCCTCTATTTCAGGAAAGTGATCGGGCGGTGACAAAAAAGGAGGGCATAAACTTTGCTAGGGAATATGGATGCCTCTTTATTGAATGCAGCGCTAAAACCCGTGTTAATGTACAACAATGTTTTGAAGAGCTTGTTCTAAAGGTACAGAGCAGAAGATGATAAGTACctatttacttttttctttatatattttttctttgtactTATAGGTGCCTGTGTATGTTCCTGTATTTGTTTGATAATGGGAACAAAATTGCGCGTGCCGGCATGATGCTCTTTTTGCTGTCCCTTGTTAAATTGTTTCTACAATGCAGTAGCTAATAGCTTGTGTGATGTTGGTACGATGATCATATGCAGATTTTAGATACACCCAGCCTATTGGCTGAGGGTTCCAAAGGTGTAAAAAAGAACATCTTTAGTGAGAAGCGGCCACAACCTGATGCATCCACTAGCAGTTGTTGCTGATTTATTCTCAATTATCTTTCATCTTTTCCAGATATCTAACCTATAGTGGTGATGGTGATCTCTCACCTGATTCTgaagaaaatgtttttattctattgtttttttctctacagGAACTGAAAGTTGCATGTAATATAGTAGTCTTGTGATGCTGTTATTTTCACTCTTTTTGATACATTGAACTTCTTCTGATGAATGATGACAAATTGAAGTTTGGAAACAAAATGCTGTTATCCTCTCATGGTGATTGTCTAAatgcagatatatatatatatatatatatatatatatatatatatatatatatatatatatatatatatatatatatgaaggaaACGtgtttattaaatacaattttttcaaaaaagaaaacacggGTCTTGTTTAACTTAAATTGAAGTAATAAAAGGAATGACAATAAAACATTGTGAATCAAGCAAAGATCTTTgaagaatttgaaataaaaattattttgatgtttttcaattttataaaaaagtgaagaattagaaaacaatttttattttcaattagaaaatgtctttttatttttattttctgttctaTAAAATCTTTGGAAAACTGGAAAATTTTCCACAAATAAAGGCAATAAGATTTTTCTCCAAAaggggtaaaaaaataatattaaataggcaattaaattaatttttaattgtctttCACAAATCATTACACCCTTAAAAACAAATCCTATAATAATTACCCTTGCAACAAttcactcttatttttttaaccttgtaCCAAACACTACTTTaccattgttttttaagttagaCTAGGTCGGTGCTCGTGACTAGATAAAAAGTCaattattgcattaaaaaaatatgtgtgtacctctttatttttatgcacGTGATGAGATACTTAAAATGAGGATAAAAAACTTGAACAGTGTATTATATCAGATTAATcgatcattatatatatatatatatatacaaaaaataattgatatagtTTGTTAGTGAACTGGTCACCCTGTTCAAAtaatcttttggttttttttttgaaaaaaatcatgttcgTTGTCATATTAACTTCCACTTATCCCTAGTGTGAAATAACAAACTGTAAAAAAACTacattgtaaaaaaagaaattagagagTGCAATGAAAAGATGAAGATAAACACACTATACTACCACATATTAACACATGAAATTTACGACTCGTGTAATGGACACACCACAATGAATTAACCCGGTTGAACAatttacatcttttttttctttcccttattCTCTTCCTAATTGGGCCctgattgaattttaattgatcTCGGGTTGGATAAAATCTGGAACtaaattgaagagttataaaattaattagatgtgaaatttaagaaataaataaacagtgaaggatgaaaaaacaatgagcataaaaaaaaaaaaacaaagaaaacttggATGAATCTCTtaaatttaggttaatttttcaaacccgCAACTTGTGAAATCTTAAACCGGGTTAaattaagaagctcaattcataaccaatttaatgttaaaggttcaaataaaaaaaatatttaaatctaaaaacaattacaaaagcaaaataaatagtaataaaaagaataagtaccaaatttaacataaaagtaaaatgaaatcaaatgttgagggatgaaattgaaaaataaaattaattaagaaaatgatttaaagtaaaacaaatagcaataaaacaatgacgatcaaatttgacagataaaaaaattagaggataaaattattatttttttcaattttatcaaccATTTcagataaaacaaatagtaatcaaaagaataaggatcaaatctaaaaaaaaaacaaattgaagggttACTTTGAAAATCTAGAGGTTTAGGTGTGAAAATCAAggtcaagaaagaagaaaaagaaaagaaaaattgtcaGTGCCAAACTAGGGGTTTATAAGCCACACGTATCGTCGAGGGATGGGGGCCGCTAAGATGATTCAAAAGCGGCCCCGAAAGCTATCGTCTGGCCCTTGTAAGCCTTTTCACACACTGTTTGAATAACATGAAGGAGTTTCACATGTTGGTGTTGCACGCACGAACCATTTCTCTTTtaactaatattttatatttattaaaagatcaaatgtacttcatttaactttataataacaaaaaaacgaaaagacaaaaaagctcTTGTAggccatttaaaaaaatgatttaaggGTGAATGAATCATTTTAGTGgacttaagaaattaaaaaaagacaaaaaaatctctagatgttaatttgttttttgcttttaagtataatttagtaatttcatCGTGTTtaacaagtgaaaaaaatataaatttattattaatcaatttgataatgattaataaatcttgaaaaataaataaattacctcAACAAAGGccattgatttgttttaaaataataattatactattacAGTAAATAGTGATCCATGTCAATTAGTATAACAAATCTCCCttctattttagcttttttttgttacgtaatttttttcctttccaaatTTTGTGTGCTAAACAAGGAGGAAGGAGGTGTAAAATTACTCCctcaaaaaaatttccaatCTGCTAAACAGAATGTCAAGGGATAAAAAACCAACCATGTTGAAACttgaaggaccaaaattaacaaaagaaaatgaaactcaCTATAATTAGAAACTGAAGGAATTTTGCCaccaaaaaaaactaaccacCAAATGGGTGCATGTAAAGCACCCATTTCCAATCTACTCCTCCCTTCACCACCACCCTCACCACCAACTCCAAACCAAAACGCCACCACTAGGCGCCTTCTCCTGTTCTCCCTTCCATTATTAACAACAGCCACCACTACTAATAATCTTCCTCTTAGTACCACTGGTGCTAAAATAGCAAGTGCAAACTCAAGAATACAGCTAAACTCTTGTTGGGCTCTAGCAGAGAGCTATGACCCAGTAAGCCAAGCTGAGAAGGAAGCCAGTACTGCCATATCCAGGAGAGTGTCAGAAGCTGTAGAGTTGTTAGAGAAAGGGAGGGAATTGCAGGCTCGAGGTGACTTCAATGAAGCTCTGCTCTACTTCACTCTGGTTTGCTACCCTTTCCCTTTGTTTTTAGCCTTTACTTTTGATCGGtccttgtattttgattttacaTATACTGGTCTATTGAAATGTGATTCTCAAAGGATATGGGAGTcaagaaaattgttttcttgtgtttattttgttgGTCCTCATGTGGGTAATGGTGATAATTGAACTTGAGACCTATCCCCTTCCCTTTAGTTTGCGAGTGAGGAAAGAGCTCTaagcttgaaaaaaatttaagcgtGGTGCTAAGTAGGAGATGTGGGTTTTGAATGAGCAAATTAAACTTGATTAGGTATGATGGTCAAAAAAGAAATGGCATGCGATGTAGTGTGCATGGCTTTTGATAAAGAGAGCTAGGAGAGGTTCTTGTGACTGATGAAGAACTTGCTGCTTAGAGTAAATGTTGGGAGAATACTATAGTAATTCAAAACTAACATGCCATTTGAAGtcattaagataatttttggCGAAAAACTATGTCCGGGGGGGGGGTTTTTTGCTTAGCTGGATAAGTTTTTGGTGAAAAACTCTGACTAGATAGATGATTATGTCAGTGGTCTTCTGAAACAATTTTCTTCGAAACATGGATGAAGGGATTGAAGTCTACCTGTATGATTGAGTTAACATGCTTGACGCTCTGATTTTGGTGTGTTAATTTTACAGTAGGTTATAGATGATATAGAGATAATTTGTGTGCAAGGAGTTGTAGGAAAGTTCAAGTGGATGGTCTGAGCTTCCAAACATAAATCCCATTGAAGCATCGACTGTATCCATGGAATTTAGACTAAGTAAAAGGTTGAGTATTAGAGGAAGCCACCAAAGTAGCAGTCTGTATCCATGGATTTTGGGCAGAAAGAAACCAATTGCTCTAAAATTGACATATAAAGTCACAATTGGTTTCCTGAACAATGTTGGAATGTGAAGATGTATAGAGCCCTATGCGTAAGGTTGCAAGGAAGTAAAGTAAAGCAGGTAAACAAGGGAATATCCAGTATTTAGCATATAACAAGTGATAAGTTGGTGTCTACCCAAAAGCAAATGGTGTCTCTCATTCTGAAGTGGTTACTGGTTAGCACATGGGATTAAATGAGAGGAAAGTATTGAGTTTCAAGCTCAAACTTAGAAAGCCCTATCACAGCTGAAGCTTGTGTCGAGATGTGATGAAATGAACAAGCCATTTCCAGTTGAAGCTTCAgacttcaatttcaaaatcgAAAGCTTGTTATTTTCTAGGGGTAATATGCTCCAGGGTTAACAAGTAATAGTTTGTTTGTTGGTTGAgggttatttatgttttttcctcttCAGAGCTTCTCATGGGGACATCAGGACATGGAGGCtgagtttctttttatttttttaagcaatgCTATGCtcattccattaaaaaaatctctaattgCCAAAAAtcgaaaaagaaacaaaggaagTAATACTGTTAAATGGTTTTTATGAAACTCaacttagaattttgttctgtATTTGTGTGAAATTTCCATGACAGCACATTTCCCTTGCAAAGATCACTGTGAACTGATTTGACATAATTCTGCATTTCAAGAGCCAAGATCCTGTAGCATCTGTTCAACTAACAGAACTTCATCAATCAATTGATGGCTCTACCTCAGGGCTTACCAGAAGGTGAAATCTTGGCATGAATATGGTAGGGAGAGACCTTTAATTGCATCATATAGATAGAAGGCACTAGATTGTATCTCCACAAAACTTTCTCTGTGAATGACCGGGTTTTCAGATTTAATTTGTCCTAGACCTCACATGTACTTATTGTGGCAACTGATGCTTTTGAAGAATTTCAATGGGACGTGCACCGGTGATTTTAGTTTCCTTTTTTCCTTGATGGATAGACCCTTGCAGTTGCTTGTGCTCTTGTTAGAGACCCACATAGACTAAACTATTATTTTCCCTCAAGTTTCATGTTAACTGCTAGGTGCTATATATTACTGTACATCTGTTTATTCCTGCAGTTTGTATGAATCAGAACACTGTAAATCATCATCCCCTACAATGTTCTGTATCTTGGAAGTCTTCCTTATCTCTAGATTTCAGAGATTAATGCACCGTCTCAGATCTTTGTGCTTT from Populus trichocarpa isolate Nisqually-1 chromosome 5, P.trichocarpa_v4.1, whole genome shotgun sequence includes these protein-coding regions:
- the LOC7466845 gene encoding uncharacterized protein LOC7466845, yielding MGACKAPISNLLLPSPPPSPPTPNQNATTRRLLLFSLPLLTTATTTNNLPLSTTGAKIASANSRIQLNSCWALAESYDPVSQAEKEASTAISRRVSEAVELLEKGRELQARGDFNEALLYFTLMVENYKDFAFSDYGRVGRALSLYEVGNREEAIAEMEDVSISLKGYPEIHAALAAALYADKHALLLAENQFTIATMLDPHYTDLSYVKETKHWPPSLVSSLQQFITLS
- the LOC7479139 gene encoding ras-related protein RABC1 isoform X2, producing the protein MDSSSNAPEFDYLFKLLMIGDSGVGKSSLLLSFTSDTFEDLSPTIGVDFKVKFVNIGGKNLKLAIWDTAGQERFRTLTSSYYRGAQGIIMVYDVTRRDTFTNLSEIWAKEIDLYSTNQDCIKMLVGNKVDKESDRAVTKKEGINFAREYGCLFIECSAKTRVNVQQCFEELVLKILDTPSLLAEGSKGVKKNIFSEKRPQPDASTSSCC
- the LOC7479139 gene encoding ras-related protein RABC1 isoform X1, whose protein sequence is MDSSSNAPEFDYLFKLLMIGDSGVGKSSLLLSFTSDTFEDLSPTIGVDFKVKFVNIGGKNLKLAIWDTEKDLVGQVSPADSQCLFTAGQERFRTLTSSYYRGAQGIIMVYDVTRRDTFTNLSEIWAKEIDLYSTNQDCIKMLVGNKVDKESDRAVTKKEGINFAREYGCLFIECSAKTRVNVQQCFEELVLKILDTPSLLAEGSKGVKKNIFSEKRPQPDASTSSCC